One stretch of Priestia megaterium DNA includes these proteins:
- a CDS encoding TatD family hydrolase, with the protein MLFDTHVHLNAEQYEDDLQEVINRALEKGVQNMVVVGFDEPTIKKAIQIAETYDFIYASVGWHPVDAIDMTDEHLAWIEELAQHPKVVALGEMGLDYHWDKSPKEVQKDVFRRQIRLARKVNLPIIIHNRDATEDVVTILKEEHVEEVGGIMHCFTGSIEVAKQCMDMNMYISFGGPVTFKNAKKPKEVATELPLDKLLIETDCPYLTPHPFRGKRNEPGYVSYVAEQIAELKGITYEELADITTANAKKLFGIND; encoded by the coding sequence ATGTTATTTGATACACATGTTCATTTAAACGCAGAACAGTATGAAGATGATTTGCAAGAAGTAATTAATCGTGCGTTAGAAAAAGGCGTTCAAAACATGGTAGTTGTCGGATTCGATGAACCTACCATCAAAAAGGCTATTCAAATAGCTGAAACGTATGACTTTATCTATGCTAGTGTAGGATGGCATCCAGTAGATGCAATTGATATGACTGATGAGCACTTAGCTTGGATTGAAGAGTTAGCTCAGCATCCGAAAGTTGTTGCTTTAGGGGAAATGGGATTAGACTACCATTGGGATAAATCACCTAAAGAGGTTCAAAAAGACGTATTTCGCCGTCAAATTCGCTTAGCTCGAAAAGTGAATTTGCCTATTATCATTCATAATCGTGATGCAACGGAAGACGTGGTAACGATTTTAAAAGAAGAGCATGTAGAAGAAGTAGGAGGGATTATGCATTGCTTCACGGGCAGTATTGAAGTAGCGAAGCAGTGTATGGATATGAATATGTATATTTCTTTTGGCGGACCTGTTACCTTTAAAAATGCGAAAAAACCAAAAGAAGTTGCTACAGAGCTTCCTTTAGATAAACTATTAATTGAAACAGACTGTCCTTATCTAACTCCTCATCCATTCCGCGGCAAGCGCAATGAACCTGGTTATGTTTCATACGTAGCAGAGCAAATTGCAGAGTTAAAAGGTATAACGTATGAAGAATTAGCTGATATTACAACAGCTAACGCCAAAAAGCTATTTGGCATTAATGATTAA
- the rnmV gene encoding ribonuclease M5 translates to MKIKEIIVVEGRDDTVAIKRAVDADTIETNGSAVNEETIEKVKLAQKTRGVIIFTDPDYPGQRIRNIVSERVPGCKHAFLDKEEARPKNGKGIGVEHASIASIQKALKDVKQEWMGAAMEISQEDLIVARLIGDSKAKSRRERIGKLLKIGYANGKQLHKRLQMFQISKEDFIRAVEQINKEEKGSC, encoded by the coding sequence ATGAAGATTAAAGAAATTATTGTAGTAGAAGGCCGAGATGACACTGTAGCGATTAAACGTGCAGTGGATGCGGATACCATCGAGACAAATGGATCAGCTGTGAATGAAGAAACCATTGAGAAAGTAAAATTAGCTCAAAAAACAAGAGGCGTGATTATTTTTACAGATCCAGATTATCCAGGACAGCGAATTCGAAATATTGTTTCAGAACGTGTTCCAGGATGTAAACATGCATTCTTAGATAAAGAAGAGGCTCGCCCTAAAAATGGCAAAGGTATTGGAGTTGAACATGCTTCTATTGCGTCTATTCAAAAAGCACTAAAAGATGTGAAGCAAGAGTGGATGGGGGCAGCTATGGAGATTTCTCAAGAGGATTTAATCGTAGCTCGTTTGATAGGAGATAGTAAAGCCAAGTCTCGACGTGAAAGAATAGGGAAGTTATTAAAAATTGGTTATGCCAACGGAAAGCAGCTCCATAAACGATTACAGATGTTCCAAATTTCAAAAGAGGACTTTATCAGAGCTGTTGAGCAGATAAATAAGGAGGAAAAGGGATCGTGTTAA
- the rsmA gene encoding 16S rRNA (adenine(1518)-N(6)/adenine(1519)-N(6))-dimethyltransferase RsmA — translation MLKDIATPNRTKEILKKYGFTFKKSLGQNFLIDTNILHRIVDHAEITEETGAIEIGPGIGALTEQLAKRAKKVLAFEIDQRLLPILADTLSPYPNAKVIHQDVLKADLKGTLEQEFENIEDLMVVANLPYYVTTPILMKLLEEQIPVRGIVVMLQKEVADRIAAKPGTKDYGSLSIAIQYYTEAETVMIVPKTVFNPQPNVDSAVIRLLRRPKPAVEVQDEAFFFQVVRASFGQRRKTILNNLVNNLPNGKQKKADIEQALATAEIDPKRRGETLSIQEFGTLSDQLLKSFR, via the coding sequence GTGTTAAAAGATATTGCAACGCCTAATCGAACCAAGGAAATTTTAAAGAAATACGGTTTTACATTTAAAAAGAGTTTGGGACAAAATTTTTTAATTGATACGAATATTTTACATCGTATTGTTGATCATGCTGAAATAACAGAAGAAACGGGAGCTATTGAAATTGGACCTGGTATCGGGGCCTTAACTGAACAGCTAGCAAAGCGCGCAAAAAAAGTACTGGCATTTGAAATCGATCAGCGTCTGCTTCCTATTTTAGCTGATACTCTTTCTCCTTACCCAAATGCAAAAGTTATTCATCAAGATGTGTTAAAAGCGGATTTAAAAGGGACGCTCGAACAAGAATTCGAAAACATAGAAGATTTAATGGTCGTTGCGAATTTACCCTATTACGTGACGACACCCATTTTGATGAAATTATTAGAAGAGCAAATTCCGGTACGTGGAATCGTCGTTATGCTTCAAAAAGAAGTTGCCGACCGTATAGCAGCCAAACCGGGGACAAAGGATTACGGTTCACTTTCTATTGCGATTCAATACTATACAGAGGCTGAGACGGTTATGATTGTGCCTAAAACAGTGTTTAATCCGCAGCCTAATGTAGATTCAGCTGTTATTCGGCTGCTGAGAAGACCGAAGCCAGCGGTAGAAGTACAAGATGAAGCATTCTTTTTCCAAGTTGTACGAGCAAGTTTTGGACAGCGAAGAAAAACAATTTTAAACAATTTAGTGAATAACTTGCCCAATGGGAAGCAGAAAAAAGCAGACATTGAGCAAGCACTTGCAACTGCTGAAATTGATCCGAAAAGAAGAGGCGAAACGCTGTCTATTCAAGAATTCGGAACGTTAAGTGACCAACTTTTAAAATCATTTCGCTAA
- the yabG gene encoding sporulation peptidase YabG, whose translation MNIKIGDIVTRPSYQRDLLFRVIAINDSEAGKYATLIGEDVRLIADAPCTDLEVVDAKEQDQRKKQEEELLERSLELIQQDYRLVREKTEYSMTNGYSHSHRLFQIPGKVLHVDGDPNYLRKCLLVYEKIGVPVYGVHCVESEMPEKVGKLIEDVRPDILVLTGHDAYSKGKGNKDDLLAYRHSKHYIQTVQEARKRVGNLDQLVIFAGACQSHFELLIQAGANFASSPSRVNIHALDPVYVVAKLSFTPFTDRINVWDVLRNTLTGAKGLGGVETKGLLRTGMPYESDE comes from the coding sequence ATGAACATCAAAATTGGTGATATAGTTACACGACCTTCTTATCAAAGAGATTTGCTTTTTCGTGTTATAGCTATTAATGACAGCGAAGCGGGGAAATATGCGACTTTAATAGGAGAAGACGTTCGGTTGATTGCCGACGCTCCTTGTACAGATTTAGAGGTTGTGGATGCTAAAGAACAGGATCAAAGAAAAAAACAAGAAGAAGAACTTTTAGAAAGATCCTTGGAGCTTATTCAACAGGATTATCGGCTCGTTCGAGAGAAAACTGAATATAGCATGACAAATGGATACAGCCATTCACATCGCTTATTTCAAATTCCTGGAAAGGTCCTGCACGTAGACGGAGACCCTAATTATTTGCGTAAATGTTTGCTGGTTTACGAAAAAATTGGTGTTCCTGTTTATGGTGTTCATTGCGTAGAGTCAGAAATGCCGGAGAAAGTTGGAAAGCTAATTGAGGATGTAAGACCCGATATTCTGGTGCTGACAGGGCATGATGCCTATTCCAAAGGAAAAGGAAATAAAGATGATCTCCTTGCTTATAGACATTCCAAGCACTATATTCAAACAGTCCAAGAAGCAAGAAAAAGAGTTGGTAATTTAGATCAGCTGGTGATTTTTGCAGGTGCCTGTCAATCGCATTTTGAATTGTTGATTCAAGCTGGAGCAAACTTTGCTAGTTCACCTTCACGTGTAAATATTCATGCGCTTGACCCTGTGTATGTAGTAGCAAAACTAAGTTTTACTCCTTTCACGGATCGTATTAATGTATGGGACGTCTTACGTAATACATTAACGGGTGCTAAAGGTTTAGGAGGAGTAGAAACAAAAGGGCTGCTTCGCACGGGCATGCCTTATGAAAGCGATGAGTAG
- the veg gene encoding biofilm formation stimulator Veg — MAKTLSDIKQALDLHLGQRLTLKANGGRRKTVERSGVLTETYPSVFIVELDQEENSLERVSYSYADVLTETVQLKFF, encoded by the coding sequence ATGGCGAAAACTTTGTCTGATATTAAGCAAGCGCTGGATTTGCACCTAGGCCAACGATTAACTTTAAAAGCAAACGGTGGTCGTAGAAAAACAGTAGAACGTTCAGGTGTATTAACAGAAACGTACCCATCTGTTTTTATCGTTGAATTAGATCAAGAGGAAAACTCTTTGGAGCGCGTTTCGTATAGTTACGCAGATGTGTTAACGGAAACAGTGCAACTAAAATTTTTCTAA
- a CDS encoding small, acid-soluble spore protein, alpha/beta type, which produces MSRRRGIMSSKLKEELAKELGFYDTVQAEGWGAIRAKDAGNMVKRAVELAQQQLKQ; this is translated from the coding sequence ATGTCAAGGCGTAGAGGGATTATGTCATCGAAGCTGAAAGAAGAACTGGCTAAAGAACTTGGTTTTTACGATACTGTACAAGCAGAAGGTTGGGGCGCTATTCGGGCAAAAGACGCAGGCAATATGGTGAAGCGAGCTGTAGAGCTTGCACAGCAGCAGCTAAAGCAATAG
- the ispE gene encoding 4-(cytidine 5'-diphospho)-2-C-methyl-D-erythritol kinase: MKLMVKAPAKINLSLDVLHKRPDGYHEVKMIMTTIDLADRIELSDREDGRIVIYSHNRFVPDDQRNLAYQAAQILKRRYNISKGVNILIDKHIPVAAGLAGGSSDAAATLRGLNTLWELGLSLDTLAEIGAEIGSDVSFCVYGGTALATGRGEIVEHIEAPPSCWVILAKPEIGVSTADVYRNLKIEEMNHPKVDEMIHAIQSGNYDQMCSLVGNVLEAVTLKMHPEVALIKEQIKRFGADAVLMSGSGPTVFGLVQHDSRMHRIYNGLRGFCDKVYAVRLLGERITLE, from the coding sequence TTGAAATTAATGGTGAAAGCACCGGCTAAAATAAATTTGTCACTTGATGTGTTACATAAACGTCCAGATGGTTACCATGAAGTTAAGATGATTATGACAACAATTGATTTAGCGGACAGAATTGAACTTTCTGATCGTGAAGATGGACGAATTGTTATTTATTCTCATAATCGCTTTGTTCCAGATGACCAGCGAAATCTCGCTTATCAGGCAGCGCAGATTTTGAAGCGACGTTATAACATTTCAAAAGGTGTAAATATATTAATTGATAAACATATTCCAGTAGCTGCTGGATTAGCTGGAGGCAGCAGTGACGCGGCTGCTACATTACGCGGTTTAAATACGTTATGGGAATTAGGGTTATCATTAGACACACTTGCAGAAATAGGGGCTGAGATTGGCTCTGACGTATCTTTTTGCGTGTACGGAGGGACAGCTCTTGCTACAGGGCGCGGAGAGATTGTAGAGCATATTGAGGCACCTCCAAGCTGCTGGGTGATTTTGGCTAAGCCTGAAATAGGTGTTTCTACAGCAGATGTATACCGAAATTTAAAAATTGAAGAGATGAATCATCCCAAAGTAGATGAGATGATTCATGCGATACAATCAGGAAATTATGATCAAATGTGTAGCCTTGTAGGAAATGTATTAGAAGCAGTAACGCTGAAAATGCATCCGGAAGTAGCTCTCATTAAAGAACAAATAAAGCGTTTTGGCGCCGACGCTGTGCTCATGAGCGGCAGTGGGCCAACTGTATTTGGACTTGTACAGCATGATTCACGTATGCATCGCATTTATAACGGATTACGTGGATTTTGTGATAAAGTTTATGCAGTTAGGCTACTTGGTGAACGAATAACGCTTGAATAA
- the purR gene encoding pur operon repressor, with the protein MKFRRSGRLIDMTNYFIQNPQRLIPLTYFADKYDSAKSSISEDMAIIKQTFEQQGIGTLVTLPGAAGGVKFIPKMTNEEAGQLVQELCGLIEKPERLLPGGYLYLTDILGNPRVVNKIGRLYASLFANRKIDVVMTVATKGIPIAYAVAQYLDVPVVIVRRDSKVTEGSTVSINYVSGSSKRIQTMLLAKRSLAVGSNVLIIDDFMKAGGTVNGMVSLLEEFDATVAGIGVLVESEDIEERLVDEYVSLVQLKDVNIKDKQIRVQEGNYLKYI; encoded by the coding sequence ATGAAGTTTCGACGTAGTGGACGATTAATTGATATGACCAACTATTTCATTCAAAACCCTCAGCGCCTTATCCCTCTTACGTATTTTGCAGATAAATATGATTCCGCAAAATCATCTATTAGCGAAGATATGGCGATTATTAAACAAACTTTTGAGCAGCAGGGTATCGGAACTTTGGTTACGCTACCAGGAGCTGCCGGCGGAGTTAAATTCATTCCAAAGATGACGAATGAAGAAGCCGGTCAGCTTGTTCAAGAATTATGTGGGTTGATTGAAAAACCTGAGCGCTTACTGCCAGGTGGATATTTATATTTAACTGATATTTTAGGAAACCCTCGCGTTGTGAATAAAATCGGTCGCTTATATGCATCGCTTTTTGCTAACCGCAAAATCGATGTTGTGATGACTGTAGCGACAAAAGGTATTCCGATTGCGTATGCGGTTGCTCAGTATTTAGATGTGCCGGTTGTTATTGTACGCAGAGACAGCAAAGTAACCGAGGGGTCGACTGTTAGTATTAACTACGTGTCGGGTTCATCTAAGCGTATTCAAACGATGCTGTTAGCTAAAAGAAGTTTAGCAGTAGGATCAAATGTGCTCATCATTGATGACTTCATGAAAGCTGGCGGTACCGTAAACGGAATGGTTAGCTTACTTGAAGAGTTCGATGCAACTGTTGCTGGTATTGGAGTCTTAGTTGAATCAGAAGATATTGAAGAACGTTTAGTGGATGAGTATGTGTCTCTTGTACAGTTGAAAGATGTAAATATCAAAGATAAACAAATTCGTGTACAGGAAGGCAATTACTTAAAATATATTTGA
- a CDS encoding RidA family protein, with product MLQVQTKNAPQAIGPYSQGIVVNNLFYSSGQIPLRPDGTLVEGDVQVQATQVFENLKAVLEEAGASLNTVVKATVFIKDMNDFAALNEVYGDYFGDHKPARSCVEVARLPKDVLVEIEVIALVKG from the coding sequence ATGTTACAGGTTCAAACAAAAAATGCACCGCAAGCTATTGGTCCATATTCACAGGGAATTGTTGTGAATAACTTGTTTTACAGTTCAGGTCAAATTCCACTTCGTCCAGATGGTACATTGGTCGAAGGCGATGTTCAAGTACAAGCTACTCAAGTATTTGAAAATTTAAAAGCAGTTCTTGAAGAAGCTGGAGCTTCTTTAAATACAGTTGTAAAGGCAACCGTATTCATCAAAGATATGAATGACTTTGCAGCGTTAAATGAAGTCTATGGTGACTACTTCGGGGACCATAAGCCGGCACGTTCATGTGTAGAAGTAGCGAGATTGCCAAAAGATGTACTTGTTGAAATTGAAGTTATTGCGCTAGTTAAAGGGTAA
- the spoVG gene encoding septation regulator SpoVG: MEVTDVRLRRVNTEGRMRAIASITLDGEFVVHDIRVIDGNNGLFVAMPSKRTPDGEFRDIAHPINSNTRGKIQDAVLAEYHRLGEVEVEFEEAGAS, from the coding sequence ATGGAAGTAACTGACGTAAGATTACGCCGCGTGAACACTGAAGGACGTATGAGAGCGATTGCTTCAATCACATTAGATGGTGAATTTGTTGTTCATGATATTCGTGTGATTGATGGTAATAATGGCTTATTTGTAGCCATGCCAAGTAAACGTACACCGGATGGTGAGTTCCGTGATATTGCACATCCAATCAATTCAAATACTCGCGGAAAGATTCAAGATGCTGTTTTAGCAGAATATCATCGTTTAGGTGAGGTAGAAGTTGAATTCGAAGAAGCGGGTGCTTCGTAA
- the glmU gene encoding bifunctional UDP-N-acetylglucosamine diphosphorylase/glucosamine-1-phosphate N-acetyltransferase GlmU: MSKRYAVILAAGQGTRMKSSLYKVLHPVCGKPMVQHVIDQLSRLDLTNLITVVGHGAEKVKSHVGDKSLFALQEEQLGTAHAVMQAESLLAHEKGTTIVVCGDTPLITAETIESLLKHHEATNAMATILTAHAEDPTGYGRIIRNEQGSVEKIVEHKDATEQERLVQEINTGTYCFDNEKLFETLSKVSNDNVQGEYYLPDVIEILKNEGQIISAYQTSDFAETLGVNDRFALSQAEETMKKRINKQHMLNGVTIVDPSNTYISAEAVIGRDTVVYPGTVIQGTVEIGENCEVGPNSEIKDCKIGNNTSIRHSVAHDSEIGHEVTIGPFAHIRPQSLIGDEVRVGNFVEIKKASFGKGSKASHLSYIGDAEVGKGVNLGCGSITVNYDGKNKFLTKIEDGAFVGCNSNLIAPVTIGEGAYVAAGSTVTDDVPGKALSIARAKQVNKENYAEKLDINKKS, translated from the coding sequence ATGTCAAAAAGATATGCAGTCATATTGGCAGCTGGTCAGGGTACACGTATGAAGTCATCTTTATATAAAGTGTTACACCCTGTGTGTGGCAAACCGATGGTGCAACACGTAATTGATCAGTTATCACGCTTGGATTTAACAAATTTAATTACAGTTGTAGGTCACGGTGCCGAAAAAGTGAAATCACATGTTGGAGATAAAAGCTTATTTGCTTTACAAGAAGAGCAGTTAGGAACAGCTCATGCAGTAATGCAAGCAGAATCTTTACTTGCACATGAAAAAGGTACGACAATTGTTGTATGTGGAGATACTCCGCTTATTACAGCTGAAACAATTGAATCTTTATTAAAGCATCATGAAGCAACAAATGCAATGGCAACTATTTTAACAGCTCATGCAGAAGATCCAACAGGATATGGACGCATTATTCGAAATGAACAAGGGTCTGTTGAAAAGATTGTTGAGCATAAAGATGCCACGGAACAAGAGCGTCTTGTACAGGAAATTAATACTGGTACGTATTGTTTTGATAATGAGAAATTATTTGAGACCCTTTCAAAAGTTTCAAATGATAATGTACAGGGAGAGTACTATTTACCTGATGTTATCGAAATTCTAAAGAATGAAGGTCAAATTATTTCTGCATATCAAACATCCGATTTTGCTGAAACACTGGGCGTTAATGATCGATTTGCTCTGTCTCAAGCAGAAGAAACAATGAAAAAGCGTATCAACAAGCAGCATATGTTAAATGGAGTGACGATTGTAGATCCTTCTAACACGTACATTTCAGCAGAGGCTGTCATCGGCAGAGATACGGTTGTTTATCCGGGTACGGTTATTCAAGGAACAGTTGAAATTGGAGAGAATTGTGAAGTAGGGCCTAACAGTGAAATTAAAGACTGTAAAATAGGTAATAATACTTCTATTCGCCATTCTGTTGCTCACGATAGTGAAATTGGTCACGAAGTTACAATTGGCCCATTTGCACATATTCGTCCTCAGTCACTAATCGGAGATGAAGTGCGCGTAGGAAACTTTGTAGAAATTAAAAAAGCATCTTTTGGAAAAGGTAGCAAAGCTTCTCATTTAAGTTATATTGGAGACGCAGAGGTCGGAAAAGGTGTAAACTTAGGGTGCGGATCTATTACAGTTAACTACGATGGGAAAAATAAATTTTTAACAAAGATTGAAGATGGGGCATTCGTAGGATGTAACTCAAACTTAATTGCACCTGTAACAATTGGTGAAGGAGCCTATGTTGCAGCTGGTTCAACCGTAACGGATGATGTGCCAGGAAAAGCATTATCAATTGCTCGTGCGAAACAAGTAAATAAAGAAAACTATGCTGAAAAGCTTGATATTAATAAAAAATCCTGA
- a CDS encoding ribose-phosphate diphosphokinase yields MSNVYADENLKLFTLNSNKALAEEIAKVIGVELGKCSVDRFSDGEIQINIEESIRGCDVFIIQSTSAPVNEHLMELLIMIDALKRASAKTINIVMPYYGYARQDRKARAREPITAKLAANIIEKAGATRIITLDLHAPQIQGFFDIPIDHLVGVPILGEYFKSKNLDDVVVVSPDHGGVTRARRLAERLKAPIAIIDKRRPRPNVAEVMNIVGQVEGKTAILIDDMIDTAGTITIGASALIEAGAKEVYACCTHPVLSGPAIERIQNSTIKELAVTNSIALTEDKKIDKVTELSVAPLIGEAIIRVHEEQSVSTLFD; encoded by the coding sequence ATGTCAAATGTATATGCTGATGAAAATTTAAAGTTATTTACGCTAAATTCAAACAAGGCTTTAGCTGAAGAGATCGCAAAAGTAATTGGTGTGGAGTTAGGTAAATGTTCGGTTGATCGTTTTAGTGACGGTGAAATTCAAATTAACATTGAAGAAAGTATCCGTGGTTGTGACGTATTTATCATTCAATCAACAAGTGCTCCAGTTAACGAACACTTAATGGAATTATTAATTATGATTGATGCATTAAAACGTGCATCAGCTAAAACAATTAACATTGTTATGCCCTACTATGGCTATGCTCGTCAGGATCGTAAAGCTCGTGCACGTGAACCAATCACTGCCAAATTAGCAGCGAATATCATTGAAAAAGCGGGAGCTACTCGTATTATCACATTAGATTTACACGCTCCTCAAATTCAAGGTTTCTTCGATATTCCAATTGACCACTTAGTAGGTGTTCCAATTTTAGGTGAATACTTCAAGAGTAAAAACCTTGATGACGTTGTTGTTGTATCTCCGGACCACGGTGGCGTAACGCGTGCTCGCCGTTTAGCGGAACGTCTAAAAGCGCCGATCGCTATCATTGACAAACGTCGCCCACGTCCAAACGTAGCAGAAGTTATGAACATTGTTGGACAAGTGGAAGGAAAAACAGCAATCTTGATTGATGACATGATTGATACAGCTGGTACAATTACAATTGGTGCAAGTGCATTAATTGAAGCAGGTGCAAAAGAAGTATATGCTTGTTGTACACACCCAGTGCTTTCAGGCCCTGCGATTGAGCGTATTCAAAACTCTACAATCAAAGAGCTAGCTGTAACAAACTCTATTGCTTTAACAGAAGATAAGAAAATTGATAAAGTAACAGAACTTTCAGTAGCTCCGTTAATCGGTGAAGCGATTATTCGTGTTCACGAAGAGCAATCAGTTAGTACATTATTTGATTGA
- a CDS encoding 50S ribosomal protein L25/general stress protein Ctc, which produces MSISIQANKRTDFKNSTNRKIRDEGNFPAVVYGNKTESTPIYLNSADFIKTIREAGRNGVLTLQVDKQKYSVMLHDIQTDPLKNEIIHADFQVVDMKKEIDTEVSISLVGEAKGTKEGGVLQQSLYEISLKGLPQDIPSSIDVDVSDLGINDTITVADIKVDKKLEITHDAEDTVASVLPPQQEEEPDSGEVQDAEGDVEATKEKDNEE; this is translated from the coding sequence ATGAGTATTTCAATTCAAGCAAATAAAAGAACGGATTTCAAAAATTCTACAAATAGAAAGATTCGCGACGAAGGAAACTTCCCAGCGGTTGTTTACGGAAATAAAACAGAATCCACACCTATTTACTTAAACAGTGCTGATTTTATTAAGACTATTCGTGAAGCAGGACGCAATGGAGTGTTAACATTACAAGTGGATAAGCAAAAATATTCCGTAATGTTACATGATATTCAAACCGATCCATTAAAAAACGAAATTATCCACGCCGATTTCCAAGTGGTCGACATGAAGAAAGAAATTGATACTGAAGTTTCTATATCTCTAGTAGGAGAAGCAAAAGGAACAAAAGAAGGCGGCGTATTACAGCAGTCTCTATATGAAATTTCATTAAAAGGCTTGCCGCAAGATATCCCATCATCTATTGATGTAGATGTATCAGATTTAGGAATTAATGATACAATCACAGTAGCGGATATTAAGGTAGATAAAAAGCTAGAAATTACGCATGATGCAGAAGATACAGTTGCTTCTGTACTACCTCCTCAACAGGAAGAAGAGCCGGACAGCGGCGAAGTTCAGGATGCTGAAGGCGATGTTGAAGCAACAAAAGAAAAAGATAACGAAGAATAA
- the pth gene encoding aminoacyl-tRNA hydrolase encodes MKLIVGLGNPGKEYDRTRHNIGFMAIDKIAEQFMISLDKTKFNGIYGTGIIKGEKVILLKPLTYMNLSGESIRPLMDYFDIDVEDLLVIYDDLDLPCGKVRLRTKGSPGGHNGIKSIIQHLKTQEFNRIRIGIDRPKNGMKVVDYVLGRFTEDEMVHMEEAMKTSVHASEDFLGKPFLEVMNRYN; translated from the coding sequence TTGAAATTAATCGTTGGTTTAGGAAATCCTGGAAAAGAATATGACCGTACTCGTCATAACATAGGATTTATGGCAATTGATAAAATTGCTGAACAGTTTATGATTTCATTAGATAAAACAAAGTTTAACGGAATATATGGAACAGGTATAATAAAAGGAGAAAAAGTTATATTATTAAAGCCTCTAACATATATGAATTTATCAGGAGAAAGTATTCGCCCGTTAATGGACTATTTTGATATAGACGTCGAAGACTTGCTTGTTATTTACGATGACTTAGATTTACCGTGCGGAAAAGTAAGATTGCGTACAAAAGGAAGTCCAGGCGGCCATAACGGAATAAAATCAATTATTCAGCATTTAAAAACCCAAGAGTTTAACCGAATTCGTATTGGAATTGATCGTCCGAAAAACGGTATGAAAGTAGTTGATTACGTACTAGGGCGCTTTACAGAAGATGAAATGGTTCATATGGAAGAAGCGATGAAAACGTCTGTACACGCGAGTGAAGATTTTTTAGGTAAACCGTTCTTAGAAGTAATGAATCGCTATAATTAA
- a CDS encoding anti-sigma-F factor Fin family protein, with protein MSIHYFCRHCGAKVGMIEKTAHNTEALGFNHLTADERKDFIHYHNSGDIVVKIICEDCQEALERNPDYHQYETFIQ; from the coding sequence ATGTCTATTCATTATTTCTGTAGACATTGTGGCGCAAAAGTCGGTATGATAGAAAAGACAGCTCACAATACAGAAGCACTCGGTTTTAATCACCTGACCGCAGATGAACGAAAAGACTTTATTCACTACCATAATAGTGGAGATATCGTGGTTAAAATTATTTGTGAAGACTGTCAAGAAGCGCTAGAACGAAATCCAGACTATCATCAGTACGAAACATTTATACAATAA